In the Ignavibacteriota bacterium genome, one interval contains:
- a CDS encoding N(4)-(beta-N-acetylglucosaminyl)-L-asparaginase, whose protein sequence is MNRRTFIKTTSLAGVTLATSQRLIPKTQNPKLKTPLVVNTWDYKQIVPETAYQTILNGGSVLDAVEKAVMIPEADPEVTSVGRGGFPDKDGKVTLDASIMDGNGNCGSVVFLEHILHPVSVARLVMEKTQHVYLAGEGALQFALENGFTKENLLTEQAKKEYEKWLKESSDESIKKRKENHDTIGLIAMDANGDMAGACSTSGMAWKIRGRVGDSPMIGAGLYVDNEVGAATATGIGEAVIKVCGSFLIVELMRQGKSPQEACQLALERILHKQPQYKADNGFLVGFCAFNKDGEHGGFCYKKGFEYSVYKDGKYEVVKSKYLKD, encoded by the coding sequence ATGAACAGAAGAACCTTTATCAAAACAACATCACTCGCCGGAGTCACGTTAGCCACCTCTCAGCGCTTGATACCCAAAACTCAAAACCCAAAACTCAAAACTCCTTTGGTTGTGAACACGTGGGATTATAAACAAATCGTCCCCGAAACCGCGTATCAAACAATTCTCAACGGGGGGAGTGTTCTTGATGCGGTGGAAAAAGCCGTGATGATACCTGAGGCAGACCCGGAAGTGACAAGCGTGGGGCGCGGCGGATTTCCTGACAAGGACGGCAAAGTTACGCTTGATGCAAGCATCATGGATGGAAACGGAAACTGCGGTTCGGTCGTGTTTCTTGAACATATTCTTCACCCGGTTTCAGTTGCACGGTTGGTGATGGAAAAAACTCAGCATGTGTATCTTGCCGGAGAAGGGGCGTTACAGTTTGCCTTAGAAAATGGATTCACGAAAGAAAATTTGCTGACCGAGCAGGCGAAGAAGGAATATGAAAAATGGCTGAAAGAATCGAGTGACGAATCAATCAAAAAGCGGAAAGAAAACCATGACACAATTGGTTTGATTGCGATGGATGCGAACGGCGATATGGCAGGCGCGTGCAGTACGAGCGGAATGGCGTGGAAGATTCGCGGTCGTGTCGGCGATTCGCCCATGATTGGCGCAGGATTGTACGTTGATAATGAAGTCGGTGCGGCGACGGCAACGGGAATCGGTGAGGCGGTCATCAAAGTGTGCGGCAGTTTTTTGATAGTTGAGTTGATGCGACAGGGAAAATCTCCGCAGGAAGCATGTCAACTTGCGCTTGAACGAATTCTCCACAAACAACCACAGTACAAAGCAGACAACGGTTTTCTTGTCGGCTTCTGCGCGTTCAACAAAGATGGTGAGCACGGTGGATTTTGCTACAAGAAAGGATTTGAGTATTCGGTGTATAAGGATGGCAAGTATGAGGTGGTGAAGTCGAAGTATTTGAAGGATTGA